In a genomic window of Ipomoea triloba cultivar NCNSP0323 chromosome 3, ASM357664v1:
- the LOC116012043 gene encoding E3 ubiquitin ligase BIG BROTHER-related-like isoform X1 — MADDDQRKTTSRELHDHLDEERTSVMLAMFETDGSEDDEGDEDMSEYSDDSFQASSLRSGIEGEYTDYDDYSNYEEIEEDDIDPDLLSYEELIALGELVGVESRGLSEAEITKSLHPSTFQSLASKTLVDRCVVCQLEYVEGEKLVALPCDHPYHCECITTWLQIKKVYMVFTLLIQLQFCACPAGWICMSNHVARNTSILRKDSYLICQ, encoded by the exons ATGGCTGACGACGACCAGAGGAAAACAACATCAAGGGAACTCCACGATCATCTTGACGAG GAAAGGACATCGGTGATGCTTGCAATGTTCGAAACTGATGGAAGCGAGGATGATGAGGGTGACGAAGATATGAGTGAATATTCTGATGATAGTTTTCAAGCTTCTTCCCTACGATCTGGGATTGAAG GAGAATATACTGATTATGATGACTACAGCAATTATGAG GAGATAGAGGAGGATGACATCGATCCGGATTTGCTGTCTTACGAG GAGTTGATAGCTCTGGGGGAGTTAGTTGGAGTAGAGAGCAGAGGATTATCAGAAGCAGAAATTACCAAGTCTTTGCATCCTTCTACCTTCCAATCCCTCGCCTCCAAAACCCTCGTTGATCG GTGCGTAGTATGCCAGTTAGAATATGTCGAAGGAGAGAAGCTCGTTGCCCTACCTTGTGATCATCCATACCATTGTGAATGCATTACAACCTGGCTCCAAATCAAGAAGGTATATATGGTATTCACCTTGCTTATTCAATTACAGTTTTGTGCGTGCCCCGCGGGATGGATCTGCATGTCCAACCATGTAGCTAGGAATACTTCTATTCTACGAAAAGATTCTTACTTGATATGTCAATAA
- the LOC116012043 gene encoding E3 ubiquitin ligase BIG BROTHER-related-like isoform X2, which yields MADDDQRKTTSRELHDHLDEERTSVMLAMFETDGSEDDEGDEDMSEYSDDSFQASSLRSGIEGEYTDYDDYSNYEEIEEDDIDPDLLSYEELIALGELVGVESRGLSEAEITKSLHPSTFQSLASKTLVDRCVVCQLEYVEGEKLVALPCDHPYHCECITTWLQIKKVCPICNEEVSPPRIL from the exons ATGGCTGACGACGACCAGAGGAAAACAACATCAAGGGAACTCCACGATCATCTTGACGAG GAAAGGACATCGGTGATGCTTGCAATGTTCGAAACTGATGGAAGCGAGGATGATGAGGGTGACGAAGATATGAGTGAATATTCTGATGATAGTTTTCAAGCTTCTTCCCTACGATCTGGGATTGAAG GAGAATATACTGATTATGATGACTACAGCAATTATGAG GAGATAGAGGAGGATGACATCGATCCGGATTTGCTGTCTTACGAG GAGTTGATAGCTCTGGGGGAGTTAGTTGGAGTAGAGAGCAGAGGATTATCAGAAGCAGAAATTACCAAGTCTTTGCATCCTTCTACCTTCCAATCCCTCGCCTCCAAAACCCTCGTTGATCG GTGCGTAGTATGCCAGTTAGAATATGTCGAAGGAGAGAAGCTCGTTGCCCTACCTTGTGATCATCCATACCATTGTGAATGCATTACAACCTGGCTCCAAATCAAGAAG GTTTGCCCGATATGCAACGAAGAAGTTTCGCCTCCTAGGATTTTATAG